One segment of Acidimicrobiia bacterium DNA contains the following:
- a CDS encoding four helix bundle protein — protein sequence MRDYRQLKVWERSHALTLRSYLVTGAYPPDERFGLVSQTRRSVSSIPMNIAEGSGRMTRADYSRFIGYASASCNEAEYQLLLGRDLGYLADSDFEAMSQELSELRAMLTSLQRTLLRTSASS from the coding sequence ATGCGTGACTACCGGCAGCTCAAAGTCTGGGAGCGGTCGCACGCCCTGACACTTCGCTCATACTTGGTCACCGGGGCGTATCCACCCGACGAGCGGTTCGGACTCGTGTCGCAGACGCGCCGGTCGGTGTCGTCGATTCCGATGAATATCGCCGAAGGTTCGGGGCGGATGACGCGTGCCGACTATTCCCGGTTCATCGGGTACGCCTCGGCGTCATGCAACGAAGCCGAATACCAGCTCCTCCTGGGTCGAGATCTTGGATATCTGGCAGATTCGGATTTCGAGGCTATGAGCCAGGAATTGTCGGAGCTGCGAGCCATGCTGACAAGCCTCCAGCGGACTCTCTTGAGGACATCAGCCAGCAGCTGA
- the dapB gene encoding 4-hydroxy-tetrahydrodipicolinate reductase codes for MTRVAVSGAGGRMGRLVIETVAGEPDLELVAAFDPSHAGETISGVVVASDPVVVGEAEVVVEFTMPDVVMPNLAAWRDLGVHAVVGTSGFDAARIAALREQWGGGPPNCLVVPNFSIGAILMMRFAELAAPHFSASEIVELHHDKKADAPSGTAITTAARITEAGGRQERTVESEELLPGARGAAAGPRIHSIRLPGMLAHQEVLFGSPGETLTIRHDTTDRASFMPGVLLAIRSVAGLPDPVTVGLEGLLGI; via the coding sequence ATGACACGCGTCGCCGTATCCGGGGCGGGCGGCCGGATGGGCCGCCTCGTCATCGAGACGGTTGCTGGGGAGCCCGACCTCGAACTGGTGGCGGCGTTCGATCCTTCCCACGCCGGCGAGACCATCTCCGGGGTCGTCGTCGCATCGGATCCCGTCGTCGTCGGCGAGGCCGAGGTGGTCGTCGAGTTCACGATGCCTGACGTGGTGATGCCCAACCTGGCAGCGTGGCGCGATCTCGGAGTCCACGCGGTGGTGGGCACCTCCGGATTCGACGCGGCCCGGATCGCAGCCCTCAGGGAACAGTGGGGGGGCGGGCCGCCCAATTGCCTGGTGGTTCCCAACTTCTCCATCGGGGCGATCCTGATGATGCGGTTCGCCGAACTCGCCGCCCCGCACTTTTCCGCTTCGGAGATCGTCGAACTGCATCACGACAAGAAAGCGGATGCCCCCTCGGGGACGGCCATCACCACCGCAGCGCGGATCACCGAAGCCGGGGGCCGTCAGGAGCGCACGGTCGAATCGGAGGAGCTGCTTCCCGGTGCGCGCGGTGCGGCGGCCGGCCCCCGCATCCACTCGATTCGCCTGCCGGGGATGCTTGCCCATCAAGAGGTGCTGTTCGGCTCCCCCGGCGAAACCCTGACCATCCGCCACGACACCACCGACCGGGCATCATTCATGCCAGGAGTCCTGCTCGCCATCCGATCGGTGGCCGGACTACCCGATCCAGTGACGGTGGGTTTGGAGGGGTTGTTGGGGATTTGA
- a CDS encoding pitrilysin family protein yields MDHLLTVLPNGLRVITETMPSVRSVAVGCWVDTGSRDEIGAEAGCSHFLEHLLFKGTELLGAREIAEAFDSVGARSNAFTSKEYTCYWAQLRDEDVSMGLGLLSEMLQRPSFRADDIASESNVVLEEINMNEDDPSDVAHDQFAQALWDQHVLAKPVLGTRESINAMGREVISEYWSRRYHPSTVVIAAAGHIDHDEVVKMAADRFGTWDGTVPGRDLEPPTMRSNVEVVRRDTEQAHLVIGGEALTRGDDRRFAFGILNHVLGGGMSSRLFREIREERGLAYAVYAFRMPYADSGAFGVYVGTTPTQTQQVLELIRAELGQLIEWGITPEELDRAKGNMKGSLALSMEDTNSRMVRLGRHELTGVPHLSLDETVASIDAVSLEDVHAVAKEVYSGPYVIGAVGPFDAADLETYVA; encoded by the coding sequence ATGGACCACCTCCTCACCGTTCTTCCCAATGGTTTGCGTGTGATCACCGAGACCATGCCTTCGGTGCGGTCGGTGGCTGTGGGGTGTTGGGTGGATACGGGGAGCCGTGACGAGATCGGTGCTGAGGCCGGTTGCTCGCACTTTCTCGAGCACTTGCTCTTCAAGGGGACCGAACTACTGGGTGCCCGCGAGATCGCCGAGGCTTTTGATTCGGTCGGCGCTCGCTCCAATGCCTTCACCTCGAAGGAGTACACCTGTTATTGGGCGCAGTTGCGCGACGAGGATGTCTCCATGGGTCTCGGTCTGCTCTCCGAGATGCTTCAGCGCCCGTCCTTCCGTGCGGACGACATCGCCTCCGAGTCGAACGTGGTCCTCGAAGAGATCAACATGAACGAGGACGACCCGTCCGACGTCGCCCACGATCAGTTCGCGCAGGCGCTGTGGGACCAGCACGTTCTGGCGAAGCCGGTGCTGGGCACCCGAGAGTCGATCAACGCAATGGGTCGAGAAGTCATCTCGGAGTATTGGTCACGGCGCTATCACCCTTCCACGGTGGTGATCGCCGCCGCCGGGCACATCGACCACGACGAGGTGGTCAAGATGGCCGCCGATCGGTTCGGCACCTGGGACGGCACCGTGCCCGGACGCGACCTGGAGCCTCCGACGATGAGGTCGAACGTTGAAGTGGTGCGCCGCGACACCGAGCAGGCCCACCTGGTCATCGGGGGCGAGGCGCTCACCCGCGGCGACGACCGCCGATTCGCCTTCGGGATCCTCAACCATGTCCTCGGCGGCGGCATGTCGAGCCGCCTGTTCCGGGAGATCCGGGAAGAGCGCGGTCTGGCCTACGCGGTGTACGCCTTCCGGATGCCGTACGCCGACTCCGGTGCCTTTGGCGTCTACGTGGGCACTACTCCGACCCAGACCCAGCAGGTACTCGAACTGATCCGGGCGGAACTCGGCCAACTGATCGAGTGGGGGATCACGCCCGAGGAACTGGACCGCGCCAAAGGCAACATGAAGGGATCCCTTGCCCTGTCGATGGAGGACACCAACAGCCGGATGGTGCGGTTGGGCCGGCATGAGCTGACCGGTGTTCCCCACCTCTCCCTCGACGAGACCGTGGCCAGCATCGACGCGGTGAGCCTCGAGGATGTCCACGCGGTCGCCAAAGAGGTCTATTCAGGCCCGTACGTCATCGGCGCCGTCGGCCCCTTCGACGCCGCCGACCTGGAAACGTACGTGGCATGA